The Castanea sativa cultivar Marrone di Chiusa Pesio chromosome 4, ASM4071231v1 sequence tttaaaaaatgctgCCAATCTTCATGATAAACCTTGGATTATTGCTGGGGATTTTAATGAGGTTCTTGTGGAAGGGGATAAATTTGGGGGAAGAAGCATTAGCTCCAATAGGTCCCTTCTCTTCAAAGAATGCCTAGACCACTGTTCTATGGTTGATATGGGTTTTGTTAGGCCTCGGTTCACTTGATCAAATAGAATGAATATATGTGATCTCCTCCAAGAAAGAATTGACCGCTTCTTTGCCAATCCTAGCTGGTATGCCCTTCACCCAGATGTGAGAGTTACTCATCTCACTAGATGTGTGTCTGATCATTGCCCAGTGCTTCTTGAGACTAATCCATCCAATAGTATTGTCATGGAGACTTGGGGCCGGGCTAGACCTCTCCGGGAAtctattgaaaatttttctagAAAAGCCTCGAATTGGAACAAGgattattttggtaatatttttGGGAAGAAGAAAAGGGTCATGGCTCGTCTTAACGGCATCCAAAAAGCCATAGCTTCTCACTCTTCACATTCTTTGCTTAAGTTGGAGAAAGTTTTGCACAAAGATCTTAATTCCCTCTTGGACCAAGAGGAGGAGTTGTGGGTGCAGAAATCGCGTATTAATCGGCTAATTGAGGGTAATCGTAATATGTCCTTTCACCATATGTCTACTATTGTTAGGAGAAGGCGCAACAAAATCTCTTGCATCAAGAATGATATGGGTGAGTGGATTCAAAGTGAAGTAGGGACTATGAATCACATTAGAAGGGGGTTTGAGAGGTTATTCACTACTAGTCTTGATGTTGCTCCTCTTAATCCCATTCGGCCTTCCTGGTGGCTAGCTGGCCTATCGGCTGAGGATAGATCCATCATGAGTGGTATGGTTACGGATGCAGAAATTAGAGATGGTCTTTAGGCATTGAAGGCCTTCAAAGCTCCAAGTCCAGATGGCCTCCATGTGGGTATCTTTCAAAGGTTTTGGCTCATTGTGGGGGAGTCAATGAAGGCTGAAGTGAGGAAAGCCTTTATGGATTGTAAGATCCCTGATTACCTTAATTGTACAAATGTGGTTTTGATTCCAAAGATGGCGGGTCCTGAAAGCTTGGGAAACTATCGTCCAATTAGTCTTTGCAATACAGTGTACAAGATTGTCACTAAGATTCTTGTAGCTAGGATTAGTCCTCATCTTGATAACCTTGTGTCTCCTCTTCAGTCTGCTTTTGTGCCGGGAAGAAGAAGTGTGGATAACGCCATTGTGGCGCAAGAGATTTTCCATACTATAAGTAACAAGAAAGGTCAAGTAGGGTATATGGCTATCAAAGTGGATCTTGAAAAGACTTATGATAAAATTGAGTGGAGCTTCATCAGAGAAGTTCTCATTAATGTCAATCTTCCCCAAAATGTGATTAGCCTTATAATGAGTTGTGTTTCCTTAGTTTCCACTTCCATTTTGTTTAATGGAGGTAACATGGAGCATATTCTTCCCTCAAGAGGAATTAGGCAAGGTGACCCACTCTCGCCCTACTTATTCATTCTTTGCATAGAAGCCCTTGGTTACTTCATCGAGGagaaatgcaaaaacaaaagttgGATTCCTGTTAAGAGCTCCAACAATGGGGTTGCTTTTTCGCATCTATTCTTTGCGGATGATTTAGTCCTATTTGCAAAGGCGGACCATGTTAATGTTCAACAATTCGGGATGttcttgatgatttttatgctaGGTCCGGGCAATCCATTAATGAGAGTAAATCTAGAGTCTTCTTTTCCTCGAATGTTGATGTGGATACTAGGAAGTCCATGTGTGATATTCTAGGTTTTCATTCAACTCCAAACCTAGGAAAGTATCTTGGTTTCCCCATAAAGCACCGTGGGACCACAAATGAGGATCTAAACTTTGTGTTGGAGAAAGTTAAGCAAAAGTTGGCTGGTTGGAAAGCCAATCTCTTGTCTTTGGCGACTAGGGTTGTTCTCATTCAAGCTTCCACTTCTACCATCCCTACTTACATTATGCAATGTATGGCTCTTCCAAAAAAGTTGCTTGACAATATTGATAGGGTCAATCGAAACTTTTTGTGGGGATCAACGAATGATGCTAAGAAAGTTCATTGGGTGGGTTGGCATAAAGTTACTAAGCCTAAAGAGGAAGGGGGTTTAGGGATTCAAGCAGCCAAGGGTAGGAATCAAGCTCTTTTGGCTAAGTTAAATTGGAGATTTAGGATGGAGAAAGATGCATTATGGGTGAAAGTCCTTAATAGTAAATATTGCTCTTATTGAGACTAAATGCGAGAAATGGTGATAAACTTCCTTGCTCTAGGATTTGGAAAGCTATGAAGATGGGGGTGAGGTGTTTAACAAGGGTATTCGTTGGATACCAGGGAGAAGTAGTAACTTGAATCTTTGGTATGATAATTAGATGCCCAATGGTAGTTTGAGATCTCTCATTCAAGGCCCTCTTGCTAGTGAGGATGATTCTTTGAAGGTGAAAGATGTTATTGGGTTATATGGTTGGGATTGGTCTttgctttcttttcatttgccTAATAATATCCTCATGGAGATTAGCTCTATTCCCTATTCGGTGAGAGCAGTTCAGGGGGAGGATAGGTTGATTTGGTCGGGAGCTAATCGGGGGGACTTTGATCTTAAGCATGCTTATGCTTTAGCTATGGGGAGTGATTTGGATGCAAGGTCCTTTAATGGGAAGTGGGTTTGGAAATTGGACACCATTCCTCTGGTTAAAGCTTTTATTTGGCAATGCTTACACAATGCCATTAGCGTGGGAGAATGCCTTGTTAAAAGGTGCATTAGTGATTCAAATACCTGCCCTTTGTGTCAAAGTGAGCCTGAAACAATTCTTCATAGGCTAAGGGATTGTGGGAACTCAAGACAGACTTGGGAAAGATTGGGAGTCAGCCCAAATAGCAATTTCTATGAGGGAAATCTGGTTGAATGGCTGGAAAACAATTGTAAGAATAACATTTGCAGGTTAGGAGTGCAGCCCCCTTGGAGAATCATTTTCCCTTTCACCATTTGGCTGTTGTGGAAGCACAGAAATGCAACTATATTTAGGAACCTGCATGCTCAACCGTATGTCCACAAGGAGGCTCTTTTCTGTGCTTTGGAATTTCAACATTGTGGTTTAAACACCAAGAAGTCGGGCAACAAGAGATTGGTGCAAGTCAGGTGGGAGAGACCTCAAGTCAGGTGGGCATGCTTGAACACTGATGGAGCAGCTTCAGGAAATCCAAGGCGGGCTGGGTGTGGCGGCTTTATCAAGAACGAGCGTGGGGAATGGCTAGGTGGCTTTTCTAGGAGTCTTGGATGCTCTAACAGCTTCATGGCAGAGCTTTGGGGGCATAGAGATGGTCTCAATCTTTGTAATGATATGCAGTTGAGTGCTGTGGATGTCCAGCTTGATGCGAAGGCCGTTATTCAACTTCTCTCTAATTCTGCTAGTGCTAACTTTCGTGCTTTGCCGTTGCTTGATGATTGTAGACAGTTGTTATCTCAGTTTGGCCAAGTCCGAATCAGACACTGTTTTCGTGAGGCCAATTCTTGTGCTGATTTTTTGGCTCAGTTAGGATCTCACCAggataaaaattttgttttatatcaCGACCCGCCTGTGGGTCTGTTTGATTTGTTAAGCTCTGATAGAGCTAATATGTACCATAGCAGATACACTTCGGATCTGTATTCTTCCCCTTAGTTTCTTAATGAATTtcctttctaccaaaaaaaaaaatcagtatttGTTTGGCAAATTGACTTCATCATTGTTTGAGTTtatatttcaaacaaaaaatatattttaattagatGACAAAATTCAATAAGTTGTCTTTCCTCTATAAAGAGCTAAGTTGACTTTCAATGGAATCATTGTTAGAGCACTCACAGCAGTGATGGTATATTggtatattggtattttttagctcttcaaacaccaaaaaacatgCTCcagtagtggagctaaatctattttttttttagctctaatgaacagtgcacatctatctatagatgtgcactgttcatgagagctaaacaaaaaaaaatattattttattgtaattggtgttgtgaatgttttttgagttatgagatatattattttattgtagaagatatattattttattgtgatgtttatattattttattatgttgaaagctaaaatagatccactgctgcagcatttgtgtagatatgtataggtaaaatagataaagtaacttttgatggagctaaaaaattaattttttagctctactgttgtggatgctcttagaagTGGCAGTGTAGAAACAGAAGCAAGTGAAAGTGAAAGTACAACTCCCCATGCAATGCAACTGGGTTAGCAGTTCGCTGCGCCCCGTCGCCCCTTTCCTTCATGGAACTGCAATCACTGTTAAATACACAGTGCTCATTGTCTCACTCACTGCTCAATTTGTCTTCCACATTTTTCATGTCTTTTCCTACAAGCGTACTAATGTGGTACccagaatattaaaaaaaggctAGAACAACAGCAACCACTAGTTTCTTGAAGACTTTTGCAGAGTTTTTGGAGGGTTTGAcgtttttttagtatttaaacaacgttacatgtatttttatacattttttcattcacatatattttcaaaaaatacaaacaatgttgTTAGAACAACATTATGAAGTCCCTCAAATTCAATGTCTTTCAAAGTCAAATCTTATTGCCATTTTAGCTCAAGCAGAATTCATTAATGGCTAGCCCATTTCCGTTTCTCATTGCATTTTGCAAAACTTTGAATGAATTGCCAAAGAGAAGATGCGTTCATCTAAAAGCAATAGATATCACGGGATGTCacaattgttattttattttattttattttttctggtGTGTGTAAGAGGGTGCagattaatatatgtaataaacACTACTCTAAATAGTGTGTGAATTGCTCACAAGAATGCTCAACTTACATGAAACAAATTGAGTCTTCAAGTCAtgatttcagttcatttttagTGAAAATTCCAAGCAAAATCTTCCACAAAAATATGTATTCAAACTAATGCGGACATAATTGTTGACTTGACTTATTATGATTGAAGTAAGAGTTTAAATTCAGTTCGAAACTAGCGTAAAAGACTATTTTTACACCATCCAATGAAAACATGTAATGTGTTATTGGACTTGTTCTTGTGTTtcatctctctcctctcatgGACCcactcatcttcttcttctttagattttctctctctccattcccTCTGTTAACTCTTTCTTcccgccttttttttttttttttttccttttccataCTATCAAATCCATTGCTTTCCTTCTCTTGTGTACTCATCTTCCCTGCACTGATCCACGCATCAATACAGTGGCAATGGGCATTAAATTTGAAAGTTTCAGATAGAAACAagttgaaggaaaagaaaagtaacaCCAAAACTCATTTCGGCCGAAGCTTGCATTTTGGCCGGTATTCATCGAAAAGTACCAAAATAGCCGAAACACACTGTAATGGGCCGGAATTTGTTCCGGAATTTGTTCTAATGGGTTTTGTTTGTCAaaatgggttttgtttgtttattactaTGAATGTGTTAGAGGAGCTACTCTACCTTCTAATTCTttgcttctttgtttgtttgggttCACAGTCTTAGAAATTAGAATAGAGTATGTCTATTTGGTAGTTTCAAAGTACCAATGTGAGTGACTGTGATACTCCGAACATTTCTTTGTttggcttttatttatttattaatttatttataatattactGATTGTGTTTTGTGTTGTGATGGAGGATTTTTAGCTCGCCATGTTAAGTTTAGAACTGATCTTGAATGAATTCAAGTGGCTCTGAATTTATAAATGAGATATTTCATGATTAATTCTTGTAGGTTTTGTTTGGTGCTGAATCTGGGGTTTTTGGGAGCTTAAAGATTAAAAAGCTTTTACTTATTGAGGTTGATATGCTTGTTTTCTGGCTCTCTTTTTACTTTTAGATTTAATGCTCATTGCCACTGTGTTGATGCATGGATCAATGCGGGGAAGAGCAATGGATTTGAtgctatgaaaaaaaaaaaaaagacgcgAGAAGAGAGTTAGAGGGAACGAAGAGAGAAGGAAAATCCAAAGAAGATAAGAATTGTGGAATAAGCCAAATAACAATGTGGCATGTTTTCATTAGCTGGTGTAAAAGTAGTGTTTTACACCAGCTCCAAACCGAATTTAAACTCTTGAAATAAAATCTCTTCCCTCTCAGATTTACGCCTATTTACGCCACTTTTATTCAATCACAATAGACCATTATAtgagaaataaatttaaaaaaaaaatgtccaaacaCTAATTGGTTAAATCCCTTGAGTCCAAGAGTTTTAAAGGGAAGAAAAAGTACGATTCCGCACTTTTTCTGCtttgcaaaattagaaataGTAGCATCTCCAAGTCTCCAACAGACGATACAAAACCAAGCCCAAAAATAGAGCTCCATCAATTAGCTTTTACTGTTTGAAATCTATATGAACTAATTACTGCACTAACTCTCCAGACCAAGAGAGCCATTGTAGCTCTCTCTTTTCACTGGTCACGATGGCCAGATGAATGTTGGTAGGTTGTCAGTGGAGAAAAATTTATTAGTGAGTTTGCAATGCAAAAGAAGatggaggaaaaagaagaaatctGATGGAAAGggttaaaataagaaaagagagtttatttaaataaaacagaGAAAGGAAAGAGAGTTGGTTAGGATTGTATTTTGAACAGTGATTAGGTAAACATAtaaaaagtggtttttttttttttcttaaaatttgggTGAGAGTTGGTTAGTTTatttcttaggttttttttttcttagagacTTGGttagtttatttcttttgattttttcaaaatgttcCCACAGAATAGCAACAATCAAAGAAGAGATAATGCCCTAAACCCTTCTGTTAATGTGTATCATGTAACTAACATTTCACCCtcaaacataattttgagttttagatttCTCCATGTTCACTCAAAGAGTCAAAATGGTGGAAATAAATCTAACTTCACAGCTGACAACGATATCCTACTACTGGCAACAAAGGAGATTTTTCCTCCCGTGAGTAAGTCCTGAACTCAAaggttcttacaaaatttttatggtCCAGTCATCTGCAATCCGGACACCTGGCTTGCGGATAGTTACAACACCCGAGCCACGTCCCCGTTGAAGCCAGAGTGGCCCCAGTTCAATGTCAACATTTAGATTTGTTGACTCAATATGAGCTCTCTTTGGTCCAGAAGCATTTCCTAGCAGGATAATCCTCTCAACAACAGATGATGTTGAAAATCGGGAATTACCTGGGGAAGTGGGTGCCAGGTTTACAGATGTCAGTTTGCCATCTGCAAACACAAAGCGACGATGAATGTAGGCCCCATTCTTAAAATCAAAGCTTTTGCCATCGTCAACATAGAGTTCACCCTCAGCTGCTTGGGAGCTATTAAGAGCTATCACCTAAAGTAAACATAAGAGAATTCAGCAATCAGTTGCTTATAGCCTGTGCTATCAATAAAGCTAGCAGTTTATGACAAAACAAGTTCGTAATAACATTGTAGCTAGCAGAACTCATGCAGAAAAGAGAAGTGCTCTTCCAAGCCCCAAGTTCAACATCATTATTCTGAATCAAGCTAAGTGTTGCTATTGCATGATAAATAATCGTTGCAATGCCTTATAAGAGAAGAACTAAAGAGCAATGCACATTTTATTCAATCTCTCTCCCAGATTTCTAAAGATGTTTCTATAGTAACATAATAATCAAACAGATGTGCAAAGAGATAGAAAGGAGTAGTTGTAGAATCTAATAGGTCTTCATTATGTTGATCCATAATATAAACCACAATTTTCAATTGTCACTATAACGACCCATGAAAAAGTGCTAGCCACATCTATGCTATATCCCAAGAAGACTAGTCTAATCATAATTAAGGCTCCTTGTAGTTGTATATATAGCCCAGATAGAGCATGTATATGCCTGATGTGGGATTTAGCGCACACACTATACAAAACacaatcaaataatttaattcaaGATCCAATCAATATTGGGCATCACAGTCACAATATTCAAAGAAgtcaaataacaataacaagtttgtctaaaaaacattaatcataAGAAAGcctcgatttttttttttttttttttttttttgagaaatctcGAAATTTTCTTGGTTTTATGTTAAATATGACAGGTAAACTAGCATTCTGAGTATTGTTTAGGACCTCTTTCGCAAATTATCACTTTTATCCTCAAAATATTCAACACTGCTGGCCTTGCCAGTGAATTAAATTGGTAACCACGCTTTTCATATTTCAATGGCTGAAATGACAAGGCATAGGTGTTGTTACAATTTGTCTCCCCCACTTTATGACTACATCTCATTTTGCACACAATTTTTGCTAAATTGAATACGTCAAATATCAAAGTAGGCACCTAATTAAAGGAACCACTTGATATAGACAAAACCTGATTTCTCCCATGTAACTATTGAACATCATTCCTTAAATTCATGGATTCAAGTAACAGCCCAGTGGTAATGCACCCCTTGTCGTGCCTGAGTGATTTGAACCTTAATTTCCCCCTCCCCCACTATCTATCTATATAagtatatagatatatatatatttatattccttaaaatctcattttgttttgcaattatatgttttgtaaagtgGAAAGCAAAGACaactactttcttcttctttaactAGGTAAATAATATACCCTACTATCGCTAAACATGTATCCTAACTCTTAGCATGCGGTAAACAAACCAAAAGCTAAGACATACACCCACATCTAACATCTATATACTTagttccttttattttctttttttatacttttttttttggataagtagtaaaaattttattgcaatCAAAATAACAGACCCATGTACACAGGAAATATACTATGGGCGCAATACAATTAAGATCCCAAAAAACAATGACCAATCAAAataggaagagaagaaagagaaaatgattgTAAAGCTAAGTATGGACTATGGACATTTTAGGTGGGGAAATTAAAATATGGACCTTTTTTTAGGTATTTGAAGTATGGACATCTCCATTAGAAATACCAGGAAATGCCATTTGACTTGAAGGTCATTGGCATGGTGTCTATATACTTATTTCTTAAATATGaatggaaaatataaatcaGTCTTATGCCAGATGACATAGTTATtttccaattttcaaaatagCCTGCTGAATTTCAATTGGGTTTTGAATGAACAGTAAAGTTTCCTTAATTAACCAAAAGATAGGAACCAAAAAGATAATTAGTTTTCAATCTAATGCCAACACTTATAACTAAGTTGAAGGAGCTAAGCAGCAAGGTCAAAACATATGGACATTGGTAACTTAGACATGTTCATGAGGGTATGATTGCTATATCTTGAATCTATGGAGGTCAGATCAGCATTAAATACATACCAGAGTGTAAGGATCGTTCACCATCTGCGTGGAGCTTCGCCGAAACCGGTCTTTTCTTGGTATGATTGTTCCCGCCCTTTGGAAGGCAGGGATACTGTCTTCTGAGATATCCAGCTTGTGGGTCATGCCTCCCTTATAAGTAGTTCCAGTTCTCAGGTCATACCAAGATTGTTTCCCAGGTAAATACACTGATGCATGTTTAACACGCTAAGAAGATACCAATAAATTAGTTTGTGATAAAACAAAATGAGAATAAAGGAAACGAGTAATTTGATGGGAAATAGTATTCTTAATATACAATGCAAAAATACTGGAATGCTAGAACAAAATGTAAGAATATGGTTCTTTTTGAACTTGCATCTTCAAAATGCGAGTTCAAGTGAAATGGCATTTTGAAAATGCCAGTTCCTGCTTAGTGTCTGGTGCACATATGGTAGGTAAAGTCTGCATTTTGAAAAAGCCAGTTAATGCTTAGTGTTTGGTGCACATTTGGTAGGCAAAGTCCACCTATAGCAACAAACTTGAACTCGCATTTTTGAAAATGACAGTTAATGCTTAGTTTTCTGGTGCACATTTGGTAGGTTTCCAGCTATAacaacagcagcaacaacaacaatgatgccttagtcccaaaacttCAATTATGAATCCTCATAGACTAATTAGGGTTAGCATATATTCTCCTCTACGGCTCTACCATTCAATCCTCGCCAAAACCATACTTTTTGCTACCACCTTAGTTAACATGTTCTTTTTACAACccttattagttttattttaagtCTTCCTCTCTACCTCTTTTCATTCCCTCGGATTGAGTCATATCACTTTCTCACTGGTGCACTAATTGCTCTACCTTACacatgaccaaaccatctcaagTGACTCTCCCTCATCCTTTCATCAACAAGAGTAATCCCTAtctttaaatgaatttcttTACTTCGTATTGTAGCTTTCCTCATATTCTCATTTCAGTTGCGCTTATATTTCATTAACATGTTGCTTCTAATATCCCAACATTTGGTACCATAGAGCTTAGCTCTTATAGCAATCTTATAAAACTTACTATTTAACTTAATAGGAGCTAGTCTTATAGCAATCACTCAACCTAAAACCTTTAGATTCTAAAGCATCCCTCCAAATTTCAATTTGGTGTTTACTCCATGTCTAGTTCATCCactaaactatattttttgcaaaaagCATACAACAAGAGACTTCATCTTAAATTGATCTAGTAAGTTCATCCATAACCAATGCTACAGGAGACAGACTTAAAGCCGATCCTTGATAcaaacctattttttttttataggtaatcaaagaactaatattaattagaaaaaaaaaaaaaaaaaagagaatagtACAGGATGTTCATAATGATGAACAGTaagagacaaagaaagaaaaactaagggAAGGATAATCTCAGGGAAAACATAATGATGAAATTGCATCTTGGAAATGAGATTTCACTACAACTTTCATTTTAAATATGCAAGTTTAAAATGTGTTATATTCTCAGGTCACATTTCAAATTATAC is a genomic window containing:
- the LOC142632522 gene encoding uncharacterized protein LOC142632522: MNICDLLQERIDRFFANPSWYALHPDVRVTHLTRCVSDHCPVLLETNPSNSIVMETWGRARPLRESIENFSRKASNWNKDYFGNIFGKKKRVMARLNGIQKAIASHSSHSLLKLEKVLHKDLNSLLDQEEELWVQKSRINRLIEGNRNMSFHHMSTIVRRRRNKISCIKNDMGEWIQSEVGTMNHIRRGFERLFTTSLDVAPLNPIRPSWWLAGLSAEDRSIMSGMVTDAEIRDGL